The Oligoflexus sp. genome contains the following window.
CCATGGGAACGGCTCCCCGCGGCAATGCCATAATAAGAGGATTCTTTCCCTTGTACTGGGATAAACACACAGCCAGCTGCTGAGCGGCTGAACTCCGATTTTTAAAGATCATGTCCCCTACTCCTTTCTTGCGACGATTCAGGAAAACCGGTTGACCAGCGTCGCTCCCGTCACTTCGTGAACGATCTGCTGGCTGCTGATGGATGACAGCTGATTTTGCATGCGGGCCAGCAGTTGATGCAGATCATCCGCCGTGACGATGCCGACGAGGCTACCTCGCTCATCCACGATCGGCAGACGGCGGACCCCAGCCTCGCTCATGCATTCGATCGCCGTGGAGACGTCTTCCAGCTGATGTATCACACGCGGATTGTGAGCCATCACGTCACCGACCTTGACCGTCTCCGCATTAACATCCTCGCCCACCACCAGCGTGACAATGTCCCGGTCCGTCAGCATTCCAATAGGCCGCAGAATGCCCCGATCGCCGTCCACGACCACCACATCACCGACATGTTTTTCACGCATGAGCTGAGCGGCTTCCAGGACGGAAGCATTCGTATCGATATGAACAACATGACGATTGCAGAGTGCTTTGAGATG
Protein-coding sequences here:
- a CDS encoding CBS domain-containing protein, with the protein product MTHLKALCNRHVVHIDTNASVLEAAQLMREKHVGDVVVVDGDRGILRPIGMLTDRDIVTLVVGEDVNAETVKVGDVMAHNPRVIHQLEDVSTAIECMSEAGVRRLPIVDERGSLVGIVTADDLHQLLARMQNQLSSISSQQIVHEVTGATLVNRFS